The Lycium barbarum isolate Lr01 chromosome 11, ASM1917538v2, whole genome shotgun sequence genome contains the following window.
TCTAGTAGTTAAGATGAATAAATTCCTTTATACGATATCAGGGGTTAAGCTGTATTCATTTACTTGTCAAAAGAAAAAGGATTCTGTGCATTCACTCCTCACGCATTTGATGATAGTAAATAAtctatttaaattataaattatttatcGAGCTTTTAATCATTATGTCTTGTACAATTGATGGAATGATGGTCTTGAGTCCTTTCTCCATGTCCATTTGAGTCTTCTTGAGAAACCAGGGAAGGTTTTGATGTCAACTGCTTTATATACAGATCAAGGCATTGCTGAAAGAGCGAGTACATGGAAAAGCAACAGGAGGATCTTCTGAGAGTTCTGAGCCTAGTgcatcagtagaattgaactcaAGAAATTTTGATGAGAAAGTGCTTAAGAGCAAAGATCTCTGGATAGTTGAGTTTTTCGCACCTTGGTAAGTTTCAAGTGTTACGACTTTAGTTTCTTAATTGTCAGCCATTAAATTATTGTACTTGCAAGAGTCTAAGACCTTTTCTTTTGGTGCATATATGCCTTTTGTTTCCTTCACATGGTGATGACTTATCTAACACTTGCTCTAAGCATTTCTGAGTGTTTCACTTGAGTAGTTGGATTGCTCTTTAAAGACTATTGCTGTAGCAGGGCGCAGAATAAAGATCTATAAATGATTCTAGCGCAGAATAAAGATCTATAAATGATTCTAAGTTGTTATATAAGTAGTAACCCCTAAATTCCTTAGCCCATTATTTATCTATGGTTCCGATTTCTTGAGGAGGAAACTGCAGGACATTGTTTTAAACTGATGTAACCTCTGATAATTGTGTATGCCAGTAAATGTAGTGCTTTACGTCATTTGTAATTAACTATTCACAAATCTGAGAGAGGATGTACCAGACATTAGAACCTTATACAACTATATGGCAGGGAACCTTAGTTTCTCTATAAAGCTTGAAGTTAGAAGGCTCTTAACATTTGAGGTGGACCTTTCGTTAGAGTTTATCCTTGTGGTCACTCCTAAGTTTCTGAAGATGAGTGTGCTAAAGGTTAAAGGACATGTGTGAGTGCGATAAATGAGTCATAAGTTACCTCCTTCCTCCAACTTTTCTTCTTTGCTTCAGACCCTTCTCAGCAATTACTTGCTTTTAAATTATATAATTGTTTCTGTTTACTTACTGATGCCTTAAATTTAAATGGCACTTTTAAGGTGTGGGCACTGCAAAAAGCTTGCTCCTGAGTGGAAGAAAGCTGCTAAGAACCTTCAGGGTAAGGTGAAGCTGGGTCACGTAGACTGTGATGCAGAGAAGGTAAGTTTGGAATCTTATGATCAGTTCGACATTTTTCATCTAATTGATTTTTAGCTCtgtttttcttctttcaaatagTAAGAGAATACAGACAACATGTGAAGGTAGTTTCCGCAAATAAATTTTTTGACACACTGTTCTAGTAGCTTAAAAAGCTGCTTGCACCCATTAGCTTGTGTTATGAAGTGAAACCTCTAAAAAATGAACCTGCAACAAAGGAATTGGATCATTTATTATCTATACTATCATTCTTGATGGTTTTCTGATTGTTCATATTTTCGGGCCTGCAGTTCTCTTTTCCTCTGATGACTTCTAACTCTATAATCATATGTTGAAACTTTTTATTTTGTAACTCACACAACTATCTTTTGTCTCGTAAAAAAAATAGACCCAAAAGTGTAAGATTTGGGTCCACTTTTTTGTGCGACAAAAAGAAGGGTCGCTCAACTAGTGTTAATTGTGTGAGACACATGATAAAGTTTTTCTTAACACTAaacaaacactaaacaaaatggTGAGATACGATTGGGTTATCATACACAATTACATGGAAAATGAGGATGACATGGTTGTTCTCATCCCTTGACTTGGAATATCAAATGATAGTTGTGAAAATAGGATTTCTAATTGGAGTTTCtttttaactttcaacttttTGAGTGTCCTAGTTCTAATTAAGGTCTGTCATCAGTCTTTGATGAGCAGGTACAATGTCCAAGGTTTCCCCACAATTTTGGTATTTGGTGCCGACAAGGAAAGCCCAGTCCCATACGAAGGTGCAAGAACAGCTACAGCCATTGAGTCCTTTGGATTAGAGCAGCTTGAAACAAATGTTGCACCTCCTGAAGTGATTGAGTTGACTAGCCCAGTAAGCCGACTTTAATCCTGTGAACTCTTCTTCCTTTCTCTTGCCTATCATACCCATTAAGATAATATGACTTTGTTTGTCCTATCTCCTAATGAAGGATGTCATGGAAGAGAAATGTAATTCTGCTGCAATCTGCTTTGTTTCATTCCTGCCGGATATATTAGATTCCAAGGCAGATGGAAGGAACAAATACCTAGAAATGTTGTTAGCTGTTGCAGAGAAGTTCAAGAGAAATCCCTACAGGCAAGTACAAAAGTTTTATCATGTGCGATACAATCAAGTGGATTAAAATGTTCTCGGATTTGGAGATAACATAAGATTTTGTCAATTTTACAGCTATCTTTGGGTGGCTGCTGGTAAGCAACCAGATCTTGAAAAGCACGTCGGTGTTGGTGGTTATGGATATCCTGCTATGGTAGCTTTGAATGTTAAAAAGGGAGTATATGCACCTCTTAAGGGTGCATTCCAGCGTCAGCCTATAATGTAAGTACCTATCTCCATATGATTAGAATTCCAGTGTATTTGGGATTGAAACATGACATTGTTCATTTTGCATATACAGAGACTTCGTGAAAGAAGCTGGACTAGGTGGAAAAGGTAATCTTCCATTAGCAGCTACTCCTTCAATTGTAAAAAGTGAACCATGGGATGGAAAAGATGGAGAAATCATTGAAGAAGACGAGTTCTCTCTTGATGAACTTATGGGGGATGACACACCTAACAAGGATGAGTTATAGGTCTTCTACACTCTCATACAGAGGATTACGATAAGCTAGAATAGAAACAGTTTTGAGTAACAAAGCCGTGTATTACTGTGTTAGTATATGTTATTCATCATCAGATTGACATCCCCAGTTCAAAAGATTTCCCTTTTCCTTTGTTAACTGGAACTTTACATGGATTGTTACTCTTGGGGATTATATCCGAAGTCGCCTTTTCTTCTGTTGGCTTATTTTCGTCTAGTTACATAAATCAGTGCTATGAGAGGTTTAGAACATAATATATTGCAGACTGTAGCTCTATTCACCATATTGGTAACAGTCCTTTAAATTAGATAAATGTCATAAACTAAGCATTGCTGTAGGAAATTTCAAGATTTTCTGGACTATGTATTTGGTTTCAAAGTTGGCTATTTTTCGTGTCAAGAATCATGATATTTGGATCGATCCTCCATAATTGAATCCATTCGCTCGAAATTTGTCCAAGTGTTTTCTTAAAAGCTATGAATACTTTGCCTGTGAGCATGGGAGAAAGGTAATGATTCAAGTGAAACTATAGGAAAAAGAAATGTAGCAAATAAAAGAGCTGAATAAAGCACTATTCTGTTTTCGGTTTGGGTACCTCAATCTTaaaagggtcatttgcacgattaaccctcaaattgttggtctttaattttttcctttcGTTAAAAATCTCTTGGTTTCGGGTTCAACCCTCgctcaataaaaaaataaaataaattataaggcagagttttgcatggcAGAGTtttaaactctaccttaaggcagaattttgctctCGGGCATAAGGCAGAGGTTTGTCttcaagcattttttttttttaatttagttggaattttacaaatctctgccttaaggcttagcttttgcccgaataggcctaattttggacaaaagttaggcctattcaggcAGAAGTATGCCTTTTGCCTTAAGACAaacttctgccttgcgattttttttaatatttgattgagcggaggttcgaacccagaactcaTGGGTTttaggtgaaggacaaaaattacagatttcaaatttgaggggcaaaaattaaaaaccagtgcCTTGGAAGGacattccgcacaaaaaaatgatcttAAAATGTCCATGTTAATTGCCAGTAGGGGTGtatatggaccgggttggttcggatttttcaaataccaaatcaaaccaattgtaTCGGGTTTTAAATagataaaccaaaccaaaccaacaaaagtcgggtttttcactCTGGGTTTTTCTCGGATTTTTCGGGTTAGTCGggttttttcgggtttttttttttggttcaataCGAAGCATCTTATAATAGCATTTGCTTGACCAAAAATAAGCATCTTACCCTTCTATTTCTAATTATGTAAAATGAAAAATGTGTGGTGAATCCATTGACTcattaaataaaaaattcataaCAATTGAATCAAATAAGTACAGAACATGCATGTGATGTAtaactataacaatcaaacaaaatGTAGTAACAAACAACTTCAATATTGTTCCGTAAAATGAGTTTTAGTTAGCTTTTAAACATTTACTTAAAAAGCCTATCACTAAATGAACAAAAAGATTATGTGCCTGTTTGGATagacttatgcctataagctgcaaacagcttataagctaaaaaaaaataagttggggtagtctaacttattttttttggcttataagctgttttcagcttataagctgctttcagcttataagctgctttcagcttataagctgctttagataagctaagtcaaatgggcccaattatttttttgagcttattttaagcacaaaatgactttaagctggccagccaaacactcaaaaaaattgaaaatagcttataagcaacttataagccaatccaaacgggctctataacTCAAACTTAGCATTAAGAATTAATTATACACCACAAATACTTACAAGGAGGATTATACAAGAGGTGTTTGTTAGAGGTTCCCAGCGGACAACACTCACAAAAAAATTGGATGAGCTGATTTTCTACCCTTAGTCTACCAGTTTTGTTTATTGTTTGAGTTGTTTTGATGTGATAAAGGCTAGTTTTGATCACTGCTAGGCTGTTCTGCCATATTAGTGTTTTGACATTGGACAACAGTAGCTATTTGTAATGAAAAAGTCTCTTTTAATTGCCAAAAAAGAATTAATTATACAATCGGATATGGTACCAATTCTTAAACGGATTGCACCACGAACGAAGCTGACTAATCAATGCTTAAAAGTGATAAAGTTATACACGTATTtataaattatatatgtataaaaatatttataaattgtatatatatatataatcagatCAGTTTGGTCTCGATTTggctttttttagttaaaaccaaaccaaacctattatgatcgggtttttttatccaacaccaaaccaaaccaaacaaaccACTACTCgagtttttttttccagtttgaTTCGGTTTGtcgatttggtgcggtttgtcggttttcaTTGTACAACCCTAATTGCCAGCTTATTGAGATGAGAACTGAAAATGGGTACAACTGATAATTACGGAAATATGGAGGGATCATATGACCATCTGAAGTGAGATGAAGTAATAACTTTGTAGTTTAGCTTCAAAAGTAATAaaattttgtttttaaaattgTATGAAATAAGTGAAAGCCTATCTGTTGAATTAAAATAAGACCATTTACTTTTGGCGGAAGTAATAAATGAAAGCCTATCTTTTTAATTTTTGTAGTGCACAAAATAAGTTGTAATTACTATTTACTCCTACTCTTTCTGGGAATTAAGCTCAATGTTTTCCTTTTCCATTTTCCTTTTTGACAAAGATCAATGgcaaataaagacttttgaagaAGATAAAAGAATATAAACAagaaaaatttcaagaaaaggtaattATATTAGCACGTAAAAAAACTCATTTTGTCATTACATATATCCCTTCTTCATATAAGGGATGAAAGAAAATCACCCAACACCACCAGTTAAGTAACTAAAAATCCACTCCATCTAAGAATTTACACACGTAAATTACATACCCTACTAATTATATATGGAATTATGAAACAACCAAAGCATACAAATAGATTTATCTCCATCTTATAATAACTAATTATGCTAAAAACTTGGAGAGTGCTGTTTTAACCACATGATCAGCAATGATACGATCAGTTTTCTCCGTTGGATGAAATGCATCCCAAAATATATATTTGTTTGCGTCTTGACATGTGAAAAGATTGTATCGATCACATGTATAACCCATCTCAAAAAGTCCTGTTGCACAGCATGCCATTGAAGCAACCTCAAACCCTGTCAATTAATAACAAGATAAAATACTATCAGTTTATGTCTGTGTATCAATGGTGTGAAAAAATTCATTAATTCTTGAAAAATAGAAAAACAACCTCATGTATATAATTGTTTAAGTTGCACTGATCGCGTGAAAAAATTTACACATGCACCGTCATTATATATAACTTAACTCTtttttagtttaaattttgtGCATTGACGGTTAGAAGCAGATCATTGATCTAAACTTTTATGGGTTTAATTTTTACGGTTCTTAGTACCGAATCTATtaaaattgtttttaaaaaaaatatgtcttTTAAAAATTATTGGTTCATACTTACTCTTTAGGACAATTTTAGTGAATTTGTACACAAAAACTTATACTTCGTATGAAAGTACTAGGTTCATATGAATCCGGTAGCGACAAGTTGCATTTGGCCCTGCTAAAGGTGTAAAAGTTATTTACACAATCATGTCACTTAAAAGATAATTGCTGGTAACTCGATTTAATAACATTGATCGGTAACTTTGAGTAAAATAACAACCCACCTATTATAAAAAGTTAAATAATTACACGATTGGTGTAAAAATTTCATTACATAGTCAATGTTTATAActtaaatcttttttttctttttctattcgTTACTTTCAAATATTGCTTGTATTTTACTAAGATACACTATAAGAACATCTATTTTTAActaaaaagagagagaaaacgTACCATATGAGGAAGGTTTTTTAATCATTTGTAGCATAGGGTCGTAAGGGCTAGAAAGAACAACTTGAATACCAGGAAGCTCTTTATTCAACTCCTCCACTAATCCACTCAATTTTCCATTAAAATTCACAGCCACAACATTGTAACTCTCCATACATTCATTCCCATTTCCCACATTTCTTGTTCTTTCTAATGGCATACACCCCATTGGAGGAAGCCCACCAAGTGATATCTTTCTTGCTCCAAGATTGTACAAATTTGTGATGAAATTCTTGGCTATTCCAACAAGGAAAGTTTGGTACTGATCCACAGTGTATTGAGATCTCCTTCGAGGCATTGCGTAGTAGTTTTCAAGGAAGTCATTTGTTCCAAGGCTTGTGGCATATAATGCCTCACTTAGTACTTCATTTGCCTTTGTTTCACCAAGATAAGCTCTTAGTTTCTTTTGGTATTCTTTGTAGTACTCCACTTCTTTCCACAAGGGTATCACACCCTGCAATTTTGGATCATGTGCGAGTAGCCATTCAGTACAACAACAAGAGAAACATGGTAGCTAGGATTATCATACAATGACTAAATACCAGTACTAGAAAATCTCTATTTTCCCACTGAATTTCTCACTGAAAAATGATCAGTGActatttcccactgaatgtcggtggaaaaaataaaaaaaaagtagtgttttcacatggaaaaattaaaattttctcAGCGTTTCAATGAGAATCTATTTCCCGCTATACATTTTCTCAGTGAATTAGTTTGGTGGGAATGAGGTGGAAATATCATATTTTGTAGCGCAAATTTTCCACTGAATGTTGGTGGAAAAAACCTTTATTTCTAGTAGTGTACTATTTCATCTACTCCATTTTATGTTGTCCTCTATTTTGTTTTAATTCGTTCAAAAAATATGATACCGATATTTGTATGTGAAAATA
Protein-coding sequences here:
- the LOC132617370 gene encoding protein disulfide isomerase-like 2-3, whose translation is MDRASFFPLFLIGLNLVVTANALYGPSSPVVQLTASNFKSKVLNSNGVVLVEFFAPWCGHCQALTPIWEKAATILKGVATVAALDADAHKSLAQEYGIRGFPTIKVFAPGKPPVDYQGAREAKPIAEFALQQIKALLKERVHGKATGGSSESSEPSASVELNSRNFDEKVLKSKDLWIVEFFAPWCGHCKKLAPEWKKAAKNLQGKVKLGHVDCDAEKSLMSRYNVQGFPTILVFGADKESPVPYEGARTATAIESFGLEQLETNVAPPEVIELTSPDVMEEKCNSAAICFVSFLPDILDSKADGRNKYLEMLLAVAEKFKRNPYSYLWVAAGKQPDLEKHVGVGGYGYPAMVALNVKKGVYAPLKGAFQRQPIIDFVKEAGLGGKGNLPLAATPSIVKSEPWDGKDGEIIEEDEFSLDELMGDDTPNKDEL
- the LOC132617361 gene encoding GDSL esterase/lipase At2g04570-like, with translation MAHSNISSWLLIVQLFFLLLTQTYAKIPAIIVFGDSSVDPGNNNHIETIARSNFMPYGRDFAGGRATGRFSNGRITTDFISEAAGLKQTVPAYLDPAYNMSDFAVGVSFASAGTGYDNATADVLGVIPLWKEVEYYKEYQKKLRAYLGETKANEVLSEALYATSLGTNDFLENYYAMPRRRSQYTVDQYQTFLVGIAKNFITNLYNLGARKISLGGLPPMGCMPLERTRNVGNGNECMESYNVVAVNFNGKLSGLVEELNKELPGIQVVLSSPYDPMLQMIKKPSSYGFEVASMACCATGLFEMGYTCDRYNLFTCQDANKYIFWDAFHPTEKTDRIIADHVVKTALSKFLA